One window from the genome of Methanothermobacter sp. K4 encodes:
- the iorA gene encoding indolepyruvate ferredoxin oxidoreductase subunit alpha has translation MELDDILDARGGDRLFLLGNEAAVRAAIESGVGVASTYPGTPSSEIGNVLSKVAKRAGIYFEFSINEKVALEVAAAAAASGVRSFTFMKHVGLNVASDSFMSVAYTGVRAGMVVLSADDPSMFSSQNEQDNRHYARLAGVPLLEPSSPQEILEYMNLAFELSEEYRIPVLLRTTTRVSHMRGVVEAGERRAEPAKGFFRKNPEQFVPVPATARVMRRELVEKMKRLKRVADASKLNMIFNEGVKSELGIIASGGAFNYVYDALQTLGLDVPVLKLGFTYPFPAGLVAEFLSGLEGVLIVEEVDPVMEREVLAVAASEGLHVKVHGKLDGTLPEIYEYSEDIVRRAISGLTGIKIQEKKFRAPELPERPPALCPGCPHRAMYYSVRRAASELGIQGEDLIFPTDIGCYTLGIEPPYSAADYLLSMGSSVGTACGFSAATSQRIVSFIGDSTFFHAGIPPLINAVHNRQRFVLVILDNRTTAMTGGQPHPGLPVDGMGEEAPAISMEDMARACGVEFVETVNPMNIRRSSETIRRALQHESVAVVISRYPCMLSEGAVRGRPVRVDEESCDLCLECLNELACPAIVEEDGRVFIDPLYCRGCTICLQICPAGAIKPEGKR, from the coding sequence ATGGAACTGGACGATATCCTTGACGCCAGAGGGGGCGATAGATTATTCTTACTTGGTAACGAGGCAGCAGTAAGGGCTGCAATAGAGTCAGGGGTTGGTGTCGCAAGCACCTACCCTGGGACACCATCATCTGAGATAGGGAATGTCCTATCAAAGGTTGCAAAGAGGGCAGGGATCTACTTTGAATTTTCGATAAATGAGAAGGTGGCACTTGAAGTCGCCGCGGCAGCCGCTGCATCGGGGGTCCGCTCGTTCACATTCATGAAGCATGTGGGGTTGAATGTTGCATCGGACTCGTTCATGAGTGTAGCATACACCGGTGTGAGGGCTGGGATGGTTGTCCTATCGGCAGATGACCCCTCAATGTTCTCATCACAGAATGAACAGGATAACAGGCACTATGCACGACTTGCAGGGGTTCCACTCCTTGAACCCTCAAGTCCACAGGAGATCCTTGAATACATGAATCTTGCCTTTGAACTCTCTGAGGAGTACAGGATACCGGTGCTTCTAAGGACCACAACCCGGGTCTCACACATGAGGGGGGTTGTGGAGGCTGGCGAGAGAAGGGCTGAACCAGCGAAGGGATTTTTCAGGAAGAATCCAGAGCAGTTTGTACCTGTACCTGCAACCGCAAGGGTGATGCGCAGGGAACTTGTTGAGAAGATGAAGAGGCTTAAGAGGGTTGCAGACGCCTCAAAACTGAATATGATATTCAATGAGGGTGTTAAATCTGAGCTGGGAATAATTGCATCTGGAGGGGCTTTCAACTATGTATACGATGCACTCCAGACACTTGGACTTGATGTCCCAGTCCTCAAACTGGGATTCACCTACCCATTCCCTGCAGGTCTTGTTGCCGAGTTCCTCTCTGGACTTGAAGGGGTGCTTATTGTTGAGGAGGTGGATCCCGTAATGGAGAGGGAGGTACTTGCAGTCGCAGCCTCTGAGGGCCTTCATGTGAAAGTCCATGGAAAACTGGACGGCACACTCCCTGAGATATATGAGTACAGTGAGGACATAGTGAGAAGGGCCATTTCAGGACTTACAGGTATCAAAATCCAGGAAAAGAAATTCAGGGCGCCTGAGTTACCTGAGAGACCCCCGGCACTCTGTCCGGGGTGTCCACACAGGGCCATGTACTATTCGGTGAGGAGGGCCGCCTCTGAACTGGGTATTCAGGGTGAGGATCTGATATTCCCCACAGATATCGGATGCTACACCCTTGGGATAGAACCACCCTACTCTGCGGCAGATTACCTCCTCAGCATGGGGTCCAGTGTGGGTACCGCCTGCGGGTTTTCGGCTGCAACATCCCAGAGGATAGTTTCATTCATAGGGGATTCCACCTTTTTCCATGCAGGGATACCGCCACTCATAAATGCTGTTCACAACAGGCAGAGGTTTGTCCTGGTTATACTGGATAACAGAACAACTGCGATGACCGGCGGACAGCCACACCCGGGGCTCCCTGTTGATGGGATGGGGGAGGAGGCCCCTGCCATATCCATGGAGGATATGGCCAGGGCATGTGGTGTTGAATTTGTGGAGACCGTTAACCCCATGAACATAAGGAGATCCTCTGAAACCATCAGGAGGGCCCTTCAGCACGAATCTGTGGCCGTGGTTATATCCAGATACCCCTGCATGCTATCGGAGGGCGCTGTGCGCGGAAGACCGGTAAGGGTTGATGAGGAGAGCTGTGACCTCTGTCTTGAATGCCTCAATGAACTTGCCTGTCCGGCAATAGTTGAGGAGGATGGAAGGGTCTTCATAGATCCACTCTACTGCAGGGGCTGCACCATATGCCTCCAGATATGTCCAGCAGGAGCCATAAAACCGGAGGGAAAAAGATGA
- a CDS encoding indolepyruvate oxidoreductase subunit beta, protein MSYNIYVCGVGGQGIIKTSVIIGEAAMNEGMNVVMSEIHGMAQRGGAVSTEIRFGDVRGSIIPQGEADLVIAFEPLEALRALPKMSEDACVIVNTSKIPPFNLINSPHPYPPLEEIIKTLKENAGNVRSFNGEKIAVEAGHILSLNMVMLGAAAATRGFPLGKETLIESMRNNLPPKLMEVNMRAFHEGFGAVSCE, encoded by the coding sequence ATGAGCTACAACATTTATGTATGTGGTGTTGGCGGCCAGGGGATAATAAAGACATCAGTTATAATCGGTGAGGCCGCCATGAATGAGGGAATGAATGTAGTCATGAGCGAGATCCACGGGATGGCCCAGAGGGGTGGTGCTGTCTCAACAGAGATAAGGTTCGGTGATGTGAGGGGGTCCATCATACCTCAGGGTGAGGCTGACCTTGTAATAGCCTTCGAACCCCTTGAGGCCCTGAGGGCACTCCCCAAAATGTCTGAAGACGCCTGTGTAATTGTGAATACATCAAAAATACCACCATTTAACCTGATAAACAGCCCACACCCCTATCCTCCTCTGGAAGAGATAATTAAAACTCTCAAGGAGAATGCAGGTAATGTGAGGAGCTTCAATGGGGAGAAAATCGCTGTGGAGGCCGGTCACATACTATCACTCAACATGGTCATGCTGGGCGCCGCAGCGGCCACAAGAGGGTTTCCACTGGGTAAAGAGACACTTATAGAGTCCATGAGAAATAACCTGCCCCCGAAGCTTATGGAAGTGAACATGAGGGCATTCCATGAGGGTTTTGGAGCCGTTAGCTGTGAGTGA
- a CDS encoding ACT domain-containing protein, producing the protein MKLKQISVFLENRKGRLKNAIHTLSEEGVNIRALSIADTSEFGILRMIVSDPEAARKALEEKNFVVRVNDVIAVEVPDEPGGLDGILGVLTEKDINVEYIYAFVEKKGEKAVVVIRTEDVDEGIRALEDAGIPVLSSEDIYIL; encoded by the coding sequence ATGAAACTGAAGCAGATATCAGTCTTTCTTGAAAACAGAAAGGGCAGGCTGAAAAACGCCATTCACACCCTTTCAGAGGAGGGTGTGAACATAAGGGCCCTTTCCATTGCAGACACATCCGAATTTGGAATACTGAGAATGATAGTTTCGGATCCTGAAGCTGCCAGAAAGGCCCTTGAGGAGAAGAACTTCGTGGTAAGGGTCAACGACGTTATAGCCGTTGAGGTGCCCGATGAACCCGGAGGACTTGACGGTATACTGGGTGTGCTCACAGAGAAGGACATAAACGTGGAATACATTTATGCCTTCGTTGAAAAGAAGGGGGAAAAGGCAGTTGTTGTTATAAGGACAGAGGATGTTGATGAGGGCATAAGGGCACTTGAGGATGCAGGTATTCCTGTGCTCTCATCCGAGGATATCTACATCCTCTAA
- a CDS encoding phenylacetate--CoA ligase, with protein sequence MIWNPEAECMSQEEKQELQLRRLQETVKRAYENVPYYNKRLTELEVFPEDIETLDDIEKLPFTTKNDLRDAYPFGMFAVPDEDIVEVHTSSGTTGKPVVSGYTRRDLEIWSEVMARSLTMGMATKKDRIQNCYGYGLFTGGLGVHYGAQKIGATVIPISAGNTKRQIEIMQDFGTTVITCTPSYALYLAEVLEKEGVDIESLNLKSGIFGAEMWTEEMRNAIEERLGLTALNIYGLTEIIGPGVAQECTEKNGLHIFEDHFYPEIIDPKTKEKLPYGRKGELVLTTLTREGMPILRFRTKDITALRNDKCGCGRTLVRMDRITGRSDDMLKIRGVIVFPSQIERALLKIKGLEPHYQIVVTRPEFLDELEVQVEASPELFSDEVKHVEEARRMIEKHIHSEIGLRVNVTLVEPGSLPRSEGKAIRVIDKRKFD encoded by the coding sequence ATGATATGGAACCCTGAAGCAGAATGCATGAGTCAGGAAGAAAAGCAGGAATTACAGCTCAGGAGACTGCAGGAAACAGTGAAAAGAGCCTATGAAAATGTGCCCTACTACAACAAACGTTTAACCGAGTTGGAGGTGTTTCCAGAGGACATAGAAACACTGGATGATATAGAGAAGCTGCCATTCACCACAAAGAATGACCTCAGGGACGCATACCCCTTCGGGATGTTTGCAGTGCCAGATGAGGATATAGTGGAGGTCCACACATCCTCAGGGACCACCGGTAAGCCCGTTGTTTCCGGTTACACCAGGAGGGACCTTGAAATATGGTCGGAGGTCATGGCAAGATCCCTCACCATGGGGATGGCAACAAAGAAGGACAGGATACAGAACTGCTATGGCTACGGGCTTTTCACAGGTGGGCTTGGTGTTCACTACGGGGCCCAGAAGATTGGGGCGACCGTCATCCCTATCTCAGCGGGTAACACCAAGAGGCAGATCGAGATAATGCAGGACTTCGGGACCACAGTAATAACATGCACACCCTCCTATGCCCTCTACCTTGCAGAGGTCCTTGAAAAGGAGGGTGTTGACATTGAAAGTCTGAACCTCAAATCAGGCATATTCGGTGCCGAGATGTGGACTGAAGAAATGAGAAATGCCATAGAGGAAAGGCTGGGCCTTACCGCCCTCAATATCTATGGCCTGACAGAGATAATAGGGCCAGGCGTCGCCCAGGAGTGTACCGAGAAGAACGGCCTCCATATCTTTGAGGATCACTTCTACCCTGAGATAATAGACCCGAAAACAAAAGAGAAACTCCCCTATGGCCGGAAGGGGGAGCTGGTACTCACAACACTCACAAGGGAGGGTATGCCAATCCTCAGGTTCAGGACAAAGGATATAACTGCCCTCAGAAACGATAAATGCGGCTGCGGCCGTACCCTTGTGAGGATGGACAGGATAACAGGTAGAAGCGACGACATGCTCAAGATCAGGGGTGTCATTGTCTTCCCATCACAGATCGAAAGGGCCCTCCTCAAGATAAAGGGTCTTGAACCACACTACCAGATAGTCGTCACAAGGCCCGAGTTTCTGGATGAGCTTGAGGTCCAGGTTGAAGCGTCCCCTGAACTCTTCTCCGATGAGGTTAAACATGTGGAAGAGGCCAGAAGGATGATAGAGAAGCATATACACAGTGAAATAGGTCTGCGTGTTAACGTTACACTTGTTGAGCCAGGAAGCCTTCCAAGAAGTGAGGGTAAAGCCATAAGGGTCATAGATAAGAGGAAATTTGATTAA
- a CDS encoding sodium:solute symporter, translated as MDFLVLGIVVLVYFLLVGYVGYVAWRRTETSEDYMVAGRKTHPYIMAMSYGATFISTAAIVGFGGMAGVFGMGILWLVFLNILVGIFIAFVFFGKRTRKMGHNMSALTFPEFLGRRFDSRFLQSFGGAIIFLGMPLYASVVLIGAARFIETTLGLNFNIALILMAVIVAVYVVLGGIRGVMYTDALQGTIMFLGMIFLVVSTYYILGGVVDAHQALTSMSHLVPAKASALGATGWTSMPVYGSPYWWTLLSTIILGVGVGVLAQPQLIVRFMTVRSNRELNRGVLIGALFIFVMTWSAYVVGALSNVYFFKKAGVIALQAAGGNADKIIPVFINSAMPEWFSYIFMLTLLSAAMSTLSSQFHVQGTAIGRDVYETLRNKKGDSSVLIARGGIIIAVLIAVVLGYLLPGSIIAQGTALFFGICAASFLSVYAAAIFWRRATREGAIAGMVSGAIVSLLWLLFEYKKTAEALGVAKAIFGGPVLASMPWPVVDPILIGVPVSAIFMVVVSLLTKPPSREHVERCFEGV; from the coding sequence ATGGATTTTCTGGTACTGGGTATCGTTGTTCTCGTCTACTTCCTTCTTGTGGGCTATGTTGGTTATGTGGCCTGGAGGAGGACGGAGACATCTGAGGATTACATGGTGGCCGGTAGGAAGACCCATCCTTACATTATGGCCATGAGTTACGGCGCCACGTTTATAAGTACGGCGGCGATTGTGGGTTTTGGTGGTATGGCTGGTGTGTTTGGGATGGGTATACTCTGGCTGGTGTTTCTCAACATACTTGTGGGTATTTTCATTGCCTTTGTGTTCTTTGGTAAGCGTACGAGGAAGATGGGTCATAACATGTCTGCCCTCACTTTCCCGGAGTTCCTGGGGAGGAGGTTCGATAGCAGGTTCCTTCAGTCATTTGGTGGGGCCATAATATTCCTGGGAATGCCACTTTATGCATCCGTGGTCCTTATAGGGGCCGCAAGGTTTATTGAAACTACCCTTGGGCTTAACTTCAACATAGCACTCATATTGATGGCTGTTATTGTTGCTGTTTATGTTGTCCTGGGCGGTATACGTGGTGTGATGTATACTGATGCCCTTCAGGGGACCATAATGTTTCTGGGTATGATTTTCCTTGTTGTGTCAACCTATTACATTCTTGGTGGTGTGGTGGATGCTCATCAGGCCCTTACCAGTATGTCTCATCTGGTCCCTGCAAAGGCCAGTGCTCTGGGTGCAACTGGCTGGACCAGCATGCCTGTTTATGGCAGCCCCTACTGGTGGACCCTCCTGTCAACCATAATACTCGGTGTGGGTGTGGGTGTCCTTGCCCAGCCACAGCTAATAGTGAGGTTCATGACGGTGAGGTCCAACAGGGAGCTCAACAGGGGTGTTCTGATAGGCGCGCTCTTCATATTCGTGATGACCTGGAGCGCATACGTGGTTGGGGCCCTTTCAAATGTTTACTTCTTCAAAAAGGCCGGTGTAATTGCCCTTCAGGCTGCTGGTGGGAATGCGGATAAGATAATACCTGTCTTTATCAATTCTGCCATGCCTGAGTGGTTCTCCTACATCTTCATGCTGACCCTGCTCTCTGCTGCAATGTCCACACTGAGTTCTCAGTTTCATGTGCAGGGTACCGCCATTGGAAGGGATGTGTATGAGACTCTGAGGAATAAAAAGGGTGATAGTTCGGTCCTTATAGCTAGGGGTGGTATTATTATTGCGGTTCTGATTGCGGTTGTTCTGGGTTATCTGCTGCCTGGGAGTATAATTGCGCAGGGGACGGCTCTTTTCTTTGGTATTTGTGCTGCTTCTTTCCTTTCTGTTTATGCGGCGGCGATTTTCTGGAGGAGGGCTACCCGTGAGGGTGCGATTGCAGGTATGGTTTCGGGTGCCATTGTGAGCCTCTTATGGCTTCTTTTTGAGTATAAGAAGACTGCGGAGGCCCTGGGGGTTGCTAAGGCCATATTTGGGGGTCCTGTTTTAGCTTCGATGCCCTGGCCTGTTGTTGACCCGATACTGATTGGGGTGCCTGTTTCGGCGATCTTCATGGTTGTTGTGAGTCTTCTTACGAAGCCACCGTCCCGTGAGCATGTTGAGAGGTGTTTCGAGGGAGTCTGA
- a CDS encoding symporter small accessory protein, with translation MVLGIPDPWVWSAYLLCILVTVFCVLYGIVNWNRGGEDEEEQIMEELQWEEEEKKMEEDELGL, from the coding sequence ATGGTGCTGGGTATACCTGATCCGTGGGTCTGGAGTGCTTACCTCCTCTGTATCCTTGTGACGGTTTTCTGTGTCCTTTATGGTATTGTGAACTGGAACCGTGGCGGTGAGGATGAGGAGGAGCAGATAATGGAGGAACTCCAGTGGGAAGAGGAAGAGAAGAAGATGGAAGAGGATGAACTGGGCCTCTAG
- a CDS encoding YhgE/Pip domain-containing protein: MKKALEIFWNDIKTVKNSPVVLFVIAVIICIPALYAVFNIQATLDPYSKTSNIKVAVVNEDSGVNFEGEKLNVGAEFVDELRNNRNFNWQFVDRSEAMNGLREGDYYAVLIIPGNFSSDLLSIKNGTPRQASIEYIVNDKLNPVAPRITNAGADALQAKINSEVVKTIDGIIFGKISSAGELARANRDDILRAKKFISELNGNLGKIDETLSTANSDLEKGQNFWSGLKSDLPEIQENANFVKEKYSLLESYIGNDPAKALSTVQSMESHLSEAITSMKYLRAVLASLYSATGDPKLKTAMDQIDANIQKATSVLGILEGIETDLKTKGTTERLVKLRESLDKMDSALNRLMDNRAQIDAAMRDASSKLGIANSKWPVMRSAIQDAHRKLGMISEDDLNSLVKLADIDPSAVREYFRSPVKMEKEHIYPVKNYGSALAPFYIPISLWIGGIIAVAMISMRVKYGEYSSIQVYFGRMGLFIIIAICQALVVAAGALLLQVQITGRLLFLLTAIYVSICSMLIIYSLTSALGNAGKALSIIILVLQITGTGGIFPVELLPPFFQAIHPYLPLTYAVGALREVVGGVIWSIYWKNIALLALFPVVTFLITVLVKEKMDKRAHWMESKLEESGLF, from the coding sequence ATGAAAAAAGCCCTGGAAATATTCTGGAATGACATCAAGACCGTTAAAAACAGTCCCGTGGTGCTATTCGTCATTGCAGTGATTATCTGTATCCCTGCACTGTACGCAGTTTTCAACATACAGGCAACCCTCGACCCCTACTCCAAGACATCCAACATCAAGGTTGCGGTGGTCAATGAGGACAGTGGAGTGAATTTTGAGGGTGAAAAGCTCAACGTGGGTGCAGAATTCGTGGATGAACTCAGGAATAACCGGAACTTCAACTGGCAGTTCGTTGATCGTTCAGAGGCCATGAATGGACTCAGGGAAGGGGACTACTACGCCGTACTTATAATACCAGGAAACTTCAGCTCAGACCTCCTGTCCATCAAGAATGGCACCCCGAGGCAGGCCAGCATTGAGTACATAGTGAATGACAAGCTGAACCCTGTGGCTCCACGAATAACAAACGCAGGGGCAGATGCACTTCAGGCAAAGATAAACAGTGAAGTCGTTAAGACCATTGACGGAATAATATTCGGTAAGATAAGCAGTGCCGGTGAACTTGCAAGGGCAAACAGGGATGATATCCTCAGGGCAAAGAAATTCATCAGTGAACTCAATGGAAACCTTGGTAAAATCGATGAAACCCTCAGCACGGCAAATTCAGACCTTGAAAAGGGTCAGAACTTCTGGTCAGGACTGAAGAGTGATCTGCCAGAAATTCAGGAAAACGCAAACTTTGTGAAGGAGAAATACAGTCTACTCGAGAGTTACATTGGAAACGATCCGGCGAAGGCCCTGTCAACAGTCCAGTCCATGGAGTCCCATCTTTCAGAGGCCATAACCTCAATGAAATACCTGAGGGCTGTTCTGGCAAGTTTATATTCCGCCACCGGGGATCCGAAGTTAAAAACAGCGATGGACCAGATAGACGCCAATATCCAGAAGGCCACCTCAGTTCTGGGCATACTGGAGGGTATAGAGACAGACCTCAAAACAAAGGGAACCACAGAACGCCTTGTGAAGCTCAGAGAATCCCTCGACAAGATGGACAGTGCACTGAACAGGCTCATGGATAACAGGGCACAGATAGATGCGGCCATGAGGGATGCGTCATCAAAACTGGGCATTGCAAACTCAAAGTGGCCAGTTATGCGGTCAGCAATCCAGGATGCCCATAGAAAACTTGGAATGATCAGCGAGGACGACCTCAACAGCCTTGTGAAACTGGCTGACATTGACCCCTCCGCGGTCAGGGAATACTTCAGAAGCCCGGTGAAGATGGAGAAGGAGCACATCTACCCAGTGAAAAATTACGGATCAGCACTTGCACCCTTTTACATACCCATATCCCTGTGGATAGGTGGTATTATCGCAGTTGCAATGATAAGCATGAGGGTCAAGTACGGTGAATACAGCAGCATACAGGTTTACTTTGGAAGGATGGGGCTCTTCATCATAATAGCCATCTGTCAGGCCCTTGTTGTTGCAGCCGGAGCCCTGCTCCTCCAGGTGCAGATAACAGGAAGGTTGCTGTTTCTTCTGACAGCCATCTACGTGAGCATCTGCTCCATGCTCATAATCTATTCCCTGACATCCGCCCTGGGGAACGCGGGAAAGGCCCTTTCAATAATAATCCTTGTGCTTCAGATCACAGGTACAGGGGGTATATTCCCTGTTGAACTCCTGCCGCCATTTTTCCAGGCTATCCACCCGTACCTTCCACTCACCTACGCTGTGGGTGCTCTGAGGGAGGTGGTCGGTGGTGTGATCTGGAGTATCTACTGGAAGAACATAGCACTTCTTGCCCTCTTCCCTGTGGTGACCTTTCTTATTACGGTACTTGTAAAGGAGAAAATGGATAAAAGGGCCCACTGGATGGAGAGCAAACTAGAAGAAAGCGGTCTTTTCTGA
- a CDS encoding PRC-barrel domain-containing protein — MRIVEEIISKEVLDSSATVIGKVKDVEVDIESQTIEALVLGKGGISEGLGLSKGETIVPYEMVKKIGDKILLRGGEE; from the coding sequence ATGAGGATAGTTGAAGAAATAATCAGTAAAGAGGTTCTTGACAGTTCAGCAACAGTGATAGGCAAGGTAAAGGACGTTGAGGTTGACATAGAATCCCAGACAATAGAGGCACTTGTCCTTGGAAAGGGTGGAATATCAGAGGGTCTTGGGCTATCAAAGGGCGAGACAATAGTTCCCTACGAGATGGTTAAAAAGATAGGTGACAAGATACTCCTCAGGGGCGGCGAGGAATAA
- the pyrE gene encoding orotate phosphoribosyltransferase, translated as MQVKDQKKLRETLIELLSERNVIQRGKFVLSSGRESDYYVDIKRAITDPEVLDVIARLIKGEVEGADRIAGPALGAVPIATAVSLYSRKPLLMIRKEKKGYGTSKLIEGELNTGERVAVVEDVTTTGGSLLRAVRAIQENGGVVERTFVVVDREEGAVDEFKKRGIELIPLISISDFNREDL; from the coding sequence ATGCAGGTCAAAGATCAGAAGAAACTCAGAGAGACACTCATAGAACTTCTTTCAGAGAGAAATGTCATTCAGAGGGGTAAATTTGTCCTCTCATCAGGAAGGGAAAGTGATTATTACGTTGATATCAAGCGCGCTATAACCGACCCTGAGGTCCTTGATGTGATAGCGAGGCTCATAAAGGGTGAGGTTGAGGGCGCAGACAGGATTGCGGGCCCTGCTCTGGGCGCAGTCCCCATTGCTACCGCAGTGTCCCTTTACTCCAGAAAACCCCTCCTCATGATAAGGAAGGAAAAAAAGGGTTATGGAACCTCCAAACTCATTGAGGGTGAACTGAACACCGGCGAAAGGGTCGCTGTTGTGGAGGACGTCACAACAACTGGAGGATCACTCCTCAGGGCCGTGAGGGCAATTCAGGAAAATGGGGGGGTGGTTGAGAGGACATTTGTTGTGGTTGACCGTGAGGAGGGGGCGGTTGATGAATTCAAAAAGAGGGGTATTGAACTCATACCGCTGATATCGATCTCTGATTTCAACAGGGAAGATCTGTGA
- a CDS encoding molybdenum cofactor biosynthesis protein B, translated as MKSASMEEHRRSAPEDIICGVITLSDSKYDEFQKTGEIPEGDLSGRKLIEALSESYSVNEYRIIPDDRHELLSAVDDMIDKGIDVIFTTGGTGIGSRDITVETLRDIFEKELDGFGEIFRHLSFKKLGAGAILSRATAGVYRKTLIFALPGSPNAVELGIEIAVPELGHLVKHLRE; from the coding sequence ATGAAAAGTGCCAGCATGGAGGAGCACAGAAGGTCAGCTCCAGAGGACATAATCTGCGGTGTCATCACCCTCAGTGATTCAAAATATGATGAATTCCAAAAAACCGGTGAAATACCCGAAGGTGACCTATCAGGCAGGAAACTCATAGAGGCGCTTTCTGAAAGTTATTCTGTTAACGAATACCGTATAATACCCGATGACAGACATGAACTTCTATCTGCAGTTGATGATATGATAGATAAGGGTATTGACGTTATATTTACCACAGGCGGCACAGGGATCGGAAGTAGAGACATAACAGTGGAGACCCTAAGGGATATCTTTGAAAAGGAACTGGATGGTTTCGGTGAAATATTCAGGCACCTCTCCTTTAAAAAGCTGGGAGCAGGGGCAATACTCAGCAGGGCAACAGCAGGTGTATACAGGAAAACACTTATATTCGCACTTCCAGGGTCCCCCAACGCTGTGGAACTTGGAATTGAAATTGCTGTCCCTGAACTCGGTCACCTTGTTAAGCACCTCAGGGAATAA